The following are from one region of the Candidatus Polarisedimenticolia bacterium genome:
- a CDS encoding lamin tail domain-containing protein, with the protein MLSAPPRHAVDFPLAAIPLVVLMLLPFCAGDAAAQETPSLQVALNEIAWMGTTTSATDEWIELVNNTSAAISLAGWTLTAADGTPSIVLAGSIPAGGHFLLERTDDNTVPGIAADQIFTGALENTGEILSLRDATGGLQDFVNAWHAGNSTTRQTMQRVDPLQPGDLASNWTNGPVDGTPMNSGGSGGVCDPPTRRVDCRPGPPFQLRVGGPVAINELMINPAAVLDASGEYVEIYNSGPSPVDLQGWTLRDDGSDFYTIPSGAAVLVQPGGFLVIAAQADAAHNGGFTADLAWSGFNLSNSGDEVVLVDRTGVEQDRIGYTGSPFTDGSGGSLERVSPRLPTSDPLSWEVARSSFGLGDRGTPGRVNALQSRRYVLRGTLVTMDETLPEADQVFPGTLYLQGNRILDLLAEGEPLPADAAGAPIIATGALIFPGLMNIHDHITFNTTPAWDVPSLMQDVSDWTSLDGYRQNVRYPHDLLTEANYYDLLPEVGKYAEVKALAAGTTTEQGSFPLSAGFSGHLARNVDVANFGVDRIRQRSLSILDSTFQTSEAPALVADMEAGGVDVWLVHLGEGTAEDAVLEFPVLKNACLLRSETVIIHGSALAPSELDDLAAAGAKLVIAPTSNYLYYGATADVPGAVQRGIPVSLSTDWSPAGDKNLLASLKSLALINETVWAGALTDRDMVDMVTTNPARALNWCRQVGSLRAGMVADIAIIAGDPARAFRAPIEATEEDILLTVVDGDPLYGRPDWMAQLKPGDYETVGSLCGFQAALDVTDPGVPGGSELFSDIRGLLAAASASDFQHMKANFQDPAVAGMTDAEFQAYLDARFPLGIIPRPLDPLWIIDDADYFDGLRNPSNVSALDPAATLDISAWWDVDGDAALNACDNCPDLANPGQGPVVFGGSILATDAATFSWSVPTDVKFVRGDLGSVSGYPVDRVGELSHATSLTDATSPAAGSGFYYLVRPGGTCLVGSWQTILGAEPGRDAVLP; encoded by the coding sequence CGTCCTGGCCGGCAGCATCCCGGCGGGGGGTCACTTCCTCCTCGAGCGCACGGACGACAACACGGTGCCGGGCATCGCGGCCGACCAGATCTTCACCGGCGCTCTGGAGAACACCGGTGAGATCCTCTCCTTGAGGGACGCCACCGGTGGGCTTCAGGATTTCGTCAATGCCTGGCATGCCGGGAACAGCACGACGCGCCAGACGATGCAGCGTGTCGACCCGCTCCAGCCCGGCGACCTCGCTTCCAACTGGACGAACGGGCCCGTCGACGGCACGCCGATGAACTCCGGCGGCTCGGGGGGCGTCTGCGACCCTCCGACCCGGAGAGTGGACTGCCGGCCGGGACCGCCGTTCCAGCTTCGCGTCGGCGGACCGGTGGCGATCAACGAGCTCATGATCAACCCCGCGGCCGTCCTCGATGCGTCGGGCGAATACGTGGAGATCTACAACTCCGGCCCGAGCCCCGTCGACCTGCAGGGATGGACGCTGCGCGATGACGGCTCCGACTTCTACACCATCCCATCCGGCGCCGCGGTTCTTGTCCAGCCGGGAGGCTTCCTCGTCATCGCGGCGCAGGCCGACGCGGCGCACAACGGCGGATTCACGGCGGATCTCGCGTGGAGCGGTTTCAACCTGTCGAACAGCGGCGATGAAGTCGTCCTGGTGGACCGAACCGGAGTCGAGCAGGATCGCATCGGGTACACCGGGTCCCCCTTCACGGACGGCTCGGGAGGATCGCTCGAGAGAGTCAGTCCCCGGCTCCCCACCTCGGATCCGCTCTCCTGGGAGGTCGCCCGATCGAGCTTCGGTCTGGGGGATCGGGGCACGCCGGGACGCGTCAATGCGCTCCAGTCGAGGCGATACGTGCTCCGTGGCACGCTGGTGACCATGGACGAGACGCTCCCCGAGGCGGACCAGGTCTTCCCGGGCACCCTCTACCTCCAGGGGAACCGGATTCTGGATCTCCTCGCCGAGGGAGAGCCGTTGCCGGCGGACGCGGCGGGGGCCCCGATCATCGCGACGGGGGCGCTCATCTTTCCCGGCCTGATGAACATCCACGACCACATCACGTTCAACACGACCCCCGCCTGGGATGTCCCGTCCCTGATGCAGGACGTCTCCGACTGGACGTCCCTGGACGGATACCGCCAGAACGTGCGGTATCCGCACGACCTCCTGACGGAGGCGAATTACTACGACCTCCTGCCCGAGGTCGGGAAGTACGCCGAGGTCAAGGCGCTGGCGGCCGGGACCACGACGGAGCAGGGGAGCTTTCCGCTCTCGGCCGGTTTCAGCGGGCATCTGGCACGCAACGTCGATGTCGCGAATTTCGGCGTCGATCGCATCCGGCAGCGGTCCCTCTCCATACTGGATTCGACGTTCCAGACCTCGGAGGCGCCCGCTCTCGTCGCGGACATGGAAGCGGGCGGCGTCGACGTCTGGCTGGTGCATCTCGGCGAAGGCACCGCCGAGGACGCCGTGCTGGAGTTTCCGGTGCTGAAGAACGCCTGCCTGCTGCGCTCGGAGACGGTGATCATCCACGGCTCGGCGCTCGCCCCGTCGGAGCTCGACGACCTCGCCGCGGCCGGCGCCAAGCTGGTGATCGCGCCGACCAGCAACTACCTGTACTACGGCGCCACCGCCGACGTGCCGGGGGCCGTGCAGCGAGGCATCCCGGTCTCTCTCAGCACCGACTGGAGCCCCGCGGGGGACAAAAACCTCCTGGCCTCGCTGAAAAGCCTCGCGCTGATCAACGAGACCGTGTGGGCCGGTGCCCTGACCGACCGCGACATGGTCGACATGGTCACCACGAACCCGGCGCGCGCCCTCAACTGGTGCCGCCAGGTCGGCAGCCTGCGCGCGGGGATGGTCGCGGATATCGCCATCATCGCCGGCGATCCGGCCCGGGCATTCCGCGCGCCGATCGAGGCCACCGAGGAGGACATCCTGCTGACCGTGGTCGACGGAGATCCCCTCTACGGCCGGCCGGACTGGATGGCGCAGCTCAAGCCCGGCGACTACGAGACCGTCGGGAGCCTCTGCGGCTTCCAGGCCGCGCTCGACGTGACCGATCCGGGTGTGCCGGGCGGCTCCGAGCTGTTCTCCGACATCCGGGGCCTGCTCGCGGCGGCGTCGGCCTCCGACTTCCAGCACATGAAGGCGAATTTTCAGGACCCCGCCGTGGCCGGGATGACCGATGCGGAGTTCCAGGCCTATCTCGACGCCCGCTTCCCGCTGGGGATCATCCCGCGACCGCTCGATCCGCTCTGGATCATCGACGATGCGGACTACTTCGACGGCCTGAGGAATCCATCGAACGTCAGCGCGCTCGACCCCGCCGCCACACTGGACATCTCGGCCTGGTGGGATGTCGACGGCGATGCGGCGCTCAATGCCTGTGACAATTGCCCCGACCTCGCCAACCCGGGCCAGGGGCCGGTGGTGTTCGGAGGGAGCATCCTCGCCACGGACGCGGCCACGTTCTCGTGGAGCGTGCCGACCGACGTGAAGTTCGTGCGGGGTGATCTGGGCTCGGTCTCGGGCTATCCGGTCGACCGGGTGGGAGAGCTCTCCCACGCGACGTCCCTGACGGACGCGACCTCGCCCGCTGCCGGCTCCGGCTTCTACTATCTGGTCCGACCCGGGGGGACCTGCCTCGTGGGGAGCTGGCAGACCATCTTGGGGGCCGAGCCCGGCCGGGATGCCGTTCTGCCGTGA
- a CDS encoding alcohol dehydrogenase catalytic domain-containing protein gives MQAMVVRTPQSPLLLEERGRPDPGRGQVRIRVRACGVCHSDQLVTHGLWPGLQLPRVPGHEVAGVVDALGAGAERFRVGDRVGLGWHGGHDGTCDVCLTGRFIHCRNARITGISFDGGYQDHLLAPEVALARIPEGLDFAEAAPLLCAGVTTFNALRHSGARPGDLVAVHGLGGLGHLGLQYARAMGFEVVAISRGTGKEEFARKLGAHHYVDSTRPDFAATMAKLGGARVILATAPHAGSISALVPGLGLEGCLLIVAAPFEPIQVGVIDLLSRDARIQGWSSGTASDSTDAMAFAVKRGVRPMIEKFPLKDAGRALDAMTRGTVRFRAVLETAQG, from the coding sequence ATGCAGGCGATGGTCGTTCGCACTCCGCAATCGCCGCTTCTCCTCGAGGAGCGCGGCCGGCCCGATCCAGGGCGGGGTCAGGTCCGCATCAGGGTCCGTGCCTGCGGCGTGTGCCACAGCGATCAACTGGTCACCCACGGTCTCTGGCCCGGCCTTCAGCTGCCGCGCGTCCCGGGCCACGAGGTGGCCGGCGTGGTGGACGCCCTGGGCGCGGGCGCCGAGCGGTTCCGCGTCGGTGACCGGGTCGGGCTGGGCTGGCACGGAGGGCACGACGGAACCTGCGACGTCTGCCTGACCGGGCGGTTCATCCACTGCAGGAACGCGCGGATCACGGGAATCTCCTTCGACGGTGGCTATCAGGACCATCTCCTCGCGCCCGAAGTCGCCTTGGCGCGAATCCCCGAGGGGCTGGACTTCGCCGAGGCCGCCCCGCTCCTCTGCGCCGGCGTGACGACCTTCAACGCGCTGCGCCATTCAGGCGCGAGACCGGGCGACCTCGTCGCCGTCCACGGCCTCGGCGGCCTCGGCCATCTGGGCCTGCAGTACGCCCGCGCCATGGGCTTCGAGGTGGTGGCCATCTCCCGGGGGACCGGCAAGGAAGAGTTCGCCCGCAAGCTGGGCGCCCATCACTACGTGGACTCGACCCGGCCGGACTTCGCCGCCACGATGGCGAAGCTCGGCGGGGCCAGGGTGATCCTCGCCACCGCGCCGCACGCCGGATCGATCTCGGCGCTCGTGCCCGGTCTCGGCCTCGAAGGGTGCCTCCTGATCGTCGCGGCGCCGTTCGAGCCGATCCAGGTCGGCGTGATCGACCTGCTCTCCCGCGACGCCCGGATCCAGGGCTGGTCCTCCGGGACGGCGTCCGACTCGACCGACGCCATGGCGTTCGCGGTGAAGCGCGGCGTCCGCCCGATGATCGAAAAATTCCCGCTGAAGGACGCCGGCCGCGCCCTCGACGCGATGACCAGGGGAACGGTGCGCTTCCGGGCCGTCCTGGAAACGGCGCAAGGTTAA